In Natrinema amylolyticum, the DNA window CACGTCCGTCTGTCGATGGCCGAGCAGTCGGACGATCGCACCGGCGTCGTCGGGGAGCCGCGAGACCCCGACCCGGACGCCCGCTCGGTCCGCGAGCCGATCGTGAACGGCCTCGACGAGTCCCTCGAGGTCCGGATTCCGGCTCGAGTCGTCGGCCGCCTCCTCGTCGCCGTCGTGGCTCCTCCGGCGACCGTCGCCATCGTCCTCCCCGCTCCCCGGTGCGAAGACGTACAGCGATCCGACGACGCCGTACTCGCCGACGCTGGCCGGATCCCGCGGATCGCGTTCGTCGGGGCGCAGATCGACGGCGTCGGCACAGACCAGTCGACCGTCGTACGCTGCCTCGACGCGCGCGTGGTAGTGGTCGAAGCCGAACGACTCGTGGTCGGTCAGCCCGTCCGGGACGAGCACGTCCGCGACGACGACCACCGAATCGGGTGCGAGGTCGACCGACACCGTCTGGAGGCACCGGGCGTCCTCGTTGACGATCGTCGGTCCAGGCACGTACTCGAGGTGGCCGCCCGCCTCGACCCGGAGCGAGGCGTCGAGGTGAGCGTAGTTCGCGTCCATGCTGTGGACCTTCGTCGCGCTCTGGGTCGTCACGTGCGCGCGGGCACCGGCCTGCGCGTCGACGGCCATCCGATGGCGGTCTCCCTGCGCCACGCCCCCGGTCGGCTCCTGTGCAACCAGCGTCGCGAGTCCGGGTGCCGGATCCGTCTCCAGCGTCCCGGTCAGATGGTAGGGGACCTTCACCCGGTCACGGACCATGCGGGTCGGCCCGTCGCCCTCGCGGGCGAACGTCGCCTCGAGCAGGCCGTTCTTGCCCGGGCCGCCGGCGGGAGCCTGCGCGAGCGGTTCGTCGGCGTAGCCCTCGAAGGCGGGCGGCAGCCGCGCCGCATCCGGACGTTCGCTCGAGCGGCCCGCGCTCACGCGAACAACACCTCCCGCTCGACGTGTTCGAGGACGTCGTCGATCCCCTCGCCGGACTTGCAGTTCGTGAAGACGAACGGATCCTCGCCGCGGACCGTCGCCGCGTCGTCCTCGATCACGTCCAGATCGGCGTCGACGTGGGGTGCGAGGTCGGTCTTGTTCACCACGAGGAGGTCGGCCTGCGTGACGCCGGGGCCGCGCTTGCGCGGAATGTCCTCGCCCTCCGCGACCGAGATGACGAACAGGAAGTAGTCCGCGAGCTCGGGGTTGAACGTCGCGGCGAGGTTGTCGCCGCCGCTCTCGATCAGGACGACATCCAGTTCGGGGTGGCGCTCGGTGAACTCGTCGATGGCCGCGAGATTCATCGACGGGTCCTCGCGGATGCCCGTGTGCGGGCAGGCGCCGGTCTCGACCCCTTCGACGAGGTCCGCCGGGAGCAAGTCGGCGAAGGACTCGCGGAAGACGTCGGCGTCCTCCTGGGTCATGATGTCGTTGGCGATGACGCCGACCTCGTAGTCCCGGTCGACGAGTTCGGGAACCAATCGGCGAACCATCGCCGTCTTGCCCGAGCCGACGGGACCGCCGAGGCCGACCTTCGCGACGTCTCGGTACCCCATCAGTCTCCCTCCGTGGGTTCGGGGCCGCCACCGGTCGTGTGCGCTTCGCTCTCGTCTGCTGCGCCGGGTTCGCCCGCGTCGTCGCCACCCTCGAGATCCTCACCGGGACCGGGATCGACCGTCTCGAGTTGCTCGTGACTATCGGCTCGGATCGGATCGTGGATCGTGACGAGCTTGGTGCCGTCGGGGAAGACGGGCTCGATCTGGATCATGTCGACCATCTCCGGGACGCCGTCCATCACGTCCTCGCGAGTCAGGAGCTGGGTCGCCTCCGAGCGGATCTGCGAGACGGACTTGCCCTCGCGGGCGGCCTCGCAGGCCCAGTCCGAGATGTAGGCGACCGTCTCTGGGTGGTTGAGTTTCACGCCGCGATCCTTGCGCCGTCGGGCGAGTTCCGCGGCCATGAACACCGTGAGCCGCTCCATCTCCTTCGGCGAGAGGTTCATTCCCATCGGCTCACCTCGCGTTCCGGTTCGGAGTCGGTCTCGAGCGCGTCGAACGTGCTCGAGGCCGAGTGCGGTCGTGCTTGCGGCGGCGATGCTGTCGGAACCGTCGTGAGCGTCAGAGATGCGTCTTGGGAGTCCATATTCAG includes these proteins:
- a CDS encoding urease accessory protein UreD; translated protein: MSAGRSSERPDAARLPPAFEGYADEPLAQAPAGGPGKNGLLEATFAREGDGPTRMVRDRVKVPYHLTGTLETDPAPGLATLVAQEPTGGVAQGDRHRMAVDAQAGARAHVTTQSATKVHSMDANYAHLDASLRVEAGGHLEYVPGPTIVNEDARCLQTVSVDLAPDSVVVVADVLVPDGLTDHESFGFDHYHARVEAAYDGRLVCADAVDLRPDERDPRDPASVGEYGVVGSLYVFAPGSGEDDGDGRRRSHDGDEEAADDSSRNPDLEGLVEAVHDRLADRAGVRVGVSRLPDDAGAIVRLLGHRQTDVTEALRGAWDETRRATLGVGAPADRRY
- the ureG gene encoding urease accessory protein UreG, yielding MGYRDVAKVGLGGPVGSGKTAMVRRLVPELVDRDYEVGVIANDIMTQEDADVFRESFADLLPADLVEGVETGACPHTGIREDPSMNLAAIDEFTERHPELDVVLIESGGDNLAATFNPELADYFLFVISVAEGEDIPRKRGPGVTQADLLVVNKTDLAPHVDADLDVIEDDAATVRGEDPFVFTNCKSGEGIDDVLEHVEREVLFA
- a CDS encoding urease subunit gamma, which produces MNLSPKEMERLTVFMAAELARRRKDRGVKLNHPETVAYISDWACEAAREGKSVSQIRSEATQLLTREDVMDGVPEMVDMIQIEPVFPDGTKLVTIHDPIRADSHEQLETVDPGPGEDLEGGDDAGEPGAADESEAHTTGGGPEPTEGD